A region of Deinococcus rubellus DNA encodes the following proteins:
- a CDS encoding restriction endonuclease: MAVPDFQTFMRPMLEAVKNGQEYRIRDLYQPLRLVLQLSEADLQELLPSGKQAKYANRVLWAKFHLVKAGVLLSPTRGAVKITERGQQLLKEVPDRIDMKVLNRFPEYVAFRGSKQAIVNGVNETETEPDHLKQIPPDEQLDALYAELSAALADELLAQVRALTPQQFEILVVQLLVAMGYGGSVRDAGQALGRSGDNGIDGVVKQDPLGLDQVYVQAKQWANNVGSQEVRNFSGCLTYHKASKGVLITTAGFSSSATDTARQIGNIILIGGETLADLMIQYGVGVLTRSTYQVKKIDSDFFEGI, encoded by the coding sequence ATGGCAGTTCCCGATTTTCAGACGTTCATGAGGCCGATGCTCGAAGCGGTAAAGAACGGTCAGGAGTACCGTATCAGGGACCTTTACCAGCCGCTGCGCCTTGTACTTCAACTTAGCGAGGCCGACCTTCAGGAGCTGCTTCCCAGCGGCAAACAAGCCAAATACGCCAACCGGGTGTTGTGGGCGAAGTTTCATCTGGTCAAAGCGGGCGTGCTGCTCAGCCCGACACGGGGAGCCGTAAAAATTACCGAGCGGGGTCAGCAGTTGCTAAAGGAAGTTCCGGACCGCATTGATATGAAAGTGCTCAACCGCTTTCCGGAATATGTGGCGTTCAGGGGAAGCAAGCAAGCAATCGTCAACGGAGTGAACGAAACGGAAACGGAACCGGACCACCTCAAGCAGATTCCGCCCGATGAGCAGCTCGACGCCCTCTACGCCGAACTCAGTGCTGCATTGGCCGACGAACTCCTCGCCCAGGTTCGCGCCCTCACGCCGCAGCAATTTGAAATTCTGGTGGTGCAGCTTCTGGTGGCGATGGGTTACGGCGGCAGCGTGCGAGACGCGGGCCAGGCGCTGGGGCGCAGCGGCGACAACGGCATCGACGGGGTCGTCAAGCAAGACCCGCTGGGACTGGACCAGGTCTACGTTCAGGCCAAGCAGTGGGCCAACAACGTGGGCAGCCAGGAAGTGCGGAACTTTTCTGGCTGCCTGACCTATCACAAAGCCTCAAAGGGCGTGCTGATCACCACCGCAGGCTTCAGTTCCAGCGCCACAGACACCGCTCGCCAGATTGGCAACATCATCCTGATCGGCGGCGAAACCCTGGCCGACCTGATGATTCAGTACGGGGTGGGCGTGCTGACCCGCAGCACCTATCAGGTCAAGAAAATAGACAGCGATTTCTTCGAGGGTATCTGA
- a CDS encoding alpha/beta hydrolase, whose protein sequence is MRRFLFTLLGLVMLGTAPALALTSPSSLPSSELPDPPQRIAATRLAAFASEHSYRLPGGGLLIVPPECRLERCPLLTISHSRGRTPTELTESTSFQPFLRQLLAAGLPLLISAEGGPDGWGGPEALWQLTRDYTLSVSKFKFSGRTYALGVSMGGMSALRAAVDAVFDVHGLILIDGRVNLTDAWNSGQSRQPELSAAYALKGRPPAAHEDPLASLPASFRVPLLVFGSPQDTTVNFKRNGEALYGKAAGIGSQLVHTSGPHLGGSHLSEQVAAQVVAFVQGLQARKSP, encoded by the coding sequence ATGCGGCGTTTTCTCTTCACACTCCTGGGTCTGGTGATGCTGGGCACGGCCCCAGCTCTGGCTCTGACCAGCCCATCCAGTTTGCCCAGTTCGGAACTCCCCGACCCCCCGCAGCGCATCGCAGCGACCCGGCTGGCGGCCTTCGCCTCGGAGCACAGTTACCGCCTGCCGGGCGGCGGCCTGCTGATCGTGCCGCCGGAATGCCGTCTGGAGCGCTGCCCGCTGCTGACCATCTCACACTCGCGCGGGCGCACGCCGACGGAATTGACCGAGAGCACCAGCTTTCAGCCGTTTTTGCGCCAGTTGCTGGCTGCTGGCCTGCCGCTGCTGATCTCTGCCGAGGGTGGTCCCGACGGCTGGGGTGGGCCGGAAGCATTGTGGCAGCTCACCCGCGACTACACCCTGTCAGTGAGCAAGTTCAAATTCTCGGGTCGCACCTACGCGCTGGGCGTCTCGATGGGCGGCATGTCGGCGCTGCGGGCAGCGGTGGACGCCGTGTTCGACGTTCACGGCCTGATTCTGATTGACGGACGGGTCAACCTCACCGATGCCTGGAACAGCGGCCAGTCGCGCCAGCCGGAGCTGAGCGCCGCCTACGCCCTGAAAGGCCGCCCGCCCGCTGCCCACGAAGACCCGCTGGCCTCGCTGCCCGCCAGCTTCCGGGTGCCGCTGCTCGTCTTCGGTAGCCCGCAGGACACCACCGTGAACTTCAAGCGCAACGGTGAGGCACTCTACGGCAAGGCGGCGGGCATCGGCAGCCAGCTCGTCCATACCAGTGGCCCGCACCTGGGCGGCTCGCACCTGAGCGAACAGGTGGCCGCGCAGGTGGTGGCCTTCGTGCAGGGCCTCCAGGCACGCAAGTCGCCCTGA
- a CDS encoding DHCW motif cupin fold protein produces the protein MTDIPFGVTDWPDVPVTQHPGETGEALWRTRQFGSVRVRQVEYTPGYLADHWCRKGHILLVLEGELVTELADGRSFTMTPGMSYQVADEAEAHRSRTARGAKLFIVD, from the coding sequence ATGACTGATATTCCGTTCGGCGTGACCGACTGGCCAGATGTGCCGGTGACGCAGCATCCGGGCGAGACCGGGGAAGCACTGTGGCGCACCCGGCAGTTCGGGAGCGTGCGGGTGCGGCAGGTCGAGTACACGCCGGGCTATCTGGCCGATCACTGGTGCCGCAAGGGCCACATTCTGCTGGTGCTGGAGGGCGAACTCGTCACTGAACTGGCCGATGGGCGCAGCTTTACCATGACGCCGGGCATGAGCTATCAGGTGGCCGACGAAGCCGAGGCGCATCGCTCGCGGACGGCGAGGGGCGCAAAATTGTTTATTGTGGACTGA
- the ileS gene encoding isoleucine--tRNA ligase — protein sequence MTTTNRKPLFQAVQQNPKFPALEEQTLQWWAERGIFERSLKQTEGGPRYTFYEGPPTANGQPGVHHVQARSFKDLFPRFKTMQGYHVPRKAGWDTHGLPVEIGVEKKLGLNSKREVEAYGIDKFNAECRQSVFAYEGEWRKFTERMGYWVDLDDAYMTLNKDYIESVWWSVKQLQDKGLLYKGFRVAPYCPKDGTTLSNAEVSEGYKDIQDPSIYVTFDLTEPQKLGLDNGAAFLVWTTTPWTLPYNVGVAIHPDFEYVAAADKDGKVVILARSLLTEVLGEDAEVLKSFQGSELERVPYSPPFTEAYAAEGEGKPVWMSGLDTYVSDSDGTGIVHTAPAFGEDDMRLARNYGFPVIVGVDETGKHRFGPWKGVFFRDANQDIIRDLRARGVMWKEKNFVHSYPHCWRCGTPLMYYATESWYLNNTSMKARLIELNQTIDWHPPHIKNGRYGGWLENLIDWNLSRSRYWGTPLPIWENEDASKYKVIGSYQELAELSGRPELTGPDFDPHRPYVDDITFEFEGESYRRVPYVMDVWYDSGSMPFAQHHYPFENKEKFEQGGFPADFIAEAIDQTRGWFNSLHQVATMVFDSVAYKSVICSGHILDEKGLKMSKSKGNIVNPWDVFEQYGADAARWYMYVSAPPELSRRFGMNLVGEAFRSYFLTLWNTYSFFVLYANLDQPDLIAAPPVSERPEVDRWLMAKVQTLIATVTERLENYDPTGSSRALQDFVTEDLSNWYVRRNRRRFYSKDGQVDLSAYATLHAALKTVTLLTAPFTPFLAEELYQNLVRSVDASAPESVHLASWPVVDESLAAPALVGEMDAVLRVVSLGRAVRGQTGLRQRQPLPRVMLRARSGEMTQALGRFAEQIKEELNVKEVELLDQYAELVSYQLRPNLPLLGKKFGKAVPQVRAALLAADAAEIARFVRDGQQFEIVSPTGERFELGPDEVLVDAKSPEGFAAMEEAGYLVAFDTSLTRELELEGLARDLVRGIQDGRKKAGFEVQDRITLHLELSGDARDAAEAWQEYLISETLAETLVFGAASGFAAEVEGGTAYLEKLEPDGEPVH from the coding sequence ATGACCACCACCAACCGAAAGCCGTTGTTCCAAGCTGTTCAACAAAATCCGAAATTCCCGGCCCTTGAGGAGCAGACCCTTCAGTGGTGGGCCGAGCGGGGCATCTTCGAGCGCTCGCTGAAGCAGACCGAGGGCGGGCCACGCTACACCTTTTATGAAGGGCCGCCCACCGCCAACGGGCAGCCGGGCGTGCACCACGTGCAGGCGCGCAGCTTCAAGGACCTGTTTCCGCGCTTCAAGACCATGCAGGGCTACCACGTGCCGCGCAAGGCGGGCTGGGACACCCACGGGCTGCCCGTTGAGATCGGCGTGGAAAAGAAGCTGGGCCTGAATTCCAAGCGCGAGGTGGAAGCCTACGGCATCGACAAATTCAACGCCGAGTGCCGGCAAAGCGTGTTCGCCTACGAGGGCGAGTGGCGCAAATTTACCGAGCGGATGGGGTACTGGGTCGATCTGGACGACGCTTACATGACCCTCAACAAGGACTACATCGAGTCGGTGTGGTGGAGTGTCAAGCAGCTTCAGGACAAGGGCCTGCTCTACAAGGGCTTCCGGGTCGCGCCGTACTGCCCCAAGGACGGTACGACGCTCAGCAACGCCGAGGTGAGCGAGGGCTACAAGGACATCCAGGACCCCAGCATCTACGTGACATTCGATTTGACGGAGCCGCAGAAGCTCGGCCTGGACAATGGCGCAGCCTTCCTGGTCTGGACAACCACACCCTGGACGCTGCCGTACAACGTGGGCGTGGCGATTCACCCAGATTTCGAGTACGTGGCGGCCGCAGACAAGGACGGCAAGGTGGTCATCTTGGCCCGCAGCCTGCTGACCGAGGTGCTGGGCGAGGACGCCGAGGTGCTGAAGTCGTTTCAGGGCAGCGAGTTGGAGCGGGTGCCGTACTCTCCCCCGTTCACCGAGGCCTACGCCGCCGAGGGCGAGGGCAAGCCGGTTTGGATGAGCGGCCTGGATACCTATGTCTCCGACTCGGACGGCACCGGCATCGTGCATACCGCGCCCGCCTTCGGTGAGGACGACATGCGGCTGGCCCGCAATTACGGCTTCCCGGTCATCGTGGGCGTGGACGAGACTGGCAAGCACCGTTTCGGCCCGTGGAAGGGCGTGTTCTTCCGCGACGCCAACCAGGACATCATCCGTGATTTGAGGGCGCGGGGCGTGATGTGGAAGGAGAAGAACTTCGTCCACTCGTATCCGCACTGCTGGCGCTGCGGTACGCCGCTGATGTACTACGCCACCGAGAGCTGGTACCTGAACAACACGTCCATGAAAGCGCGCCTGATCGAACTCAACCAGACCATAGACTGGCACCCGCCGCACATCAAGAACGGGCGCTACGGCGGCTGGCTGGAAAACCTGATCGACTGGAATCTGTCGCGCAGCCGCTACTGGGGCACGCCACTGCCGATCTGGGAGAATGAAGACGCCAGCAAGTACAAAGTGATCGGCAGCTACCAGGAATTGGCCGAGCTGAGCGGGCGGCCCGAACTCACCGGCCCCGACTTCGATCCGCACCGCCCCTACGTGGACGACATCACCTTCGAGTTCGAGGGCGAGAGCTACCGCCGGGTGCCGTATGTGATGGACGTCTGGTACGACTCCGGCTCGATGCCATTCGCGCAGCACCACTACCCGTTCGAGAACAAGGAGAAGTTCGAGCAGGGCGGCTTTCCCGCCGACTTCATCGCCGAGGCGATTGATCAGACGCGCGGCTGGTTCAACTCGCTGCATCAGGTCGCCACGATGGTCTTCGACTCGGTGGCCTACAAATCGGTGATCTGCTCCGGGCACATTCTCGACGAGAAGGGCCTGAAGATGTCCAAGAGCAAGGGCAACATCGTCAACCCCTGGGACGTGTTCGAGCAGTACGGGGCTGACGCCGCCCGCTGGTATATGTACGTGTCCGCACCGCCGGAACTCAGCCGCCGCTTCGGGATGAACCTGGTGGGCGAGGCGTTCAGAAGTTACTTCCTGACGCTGTGGAACACTTACAGCTTCTTCGTGCTGTACGCCAATCTGGATCAGCCGGACCTGATCGCCGCACCACCTGTTTCTGAGCGCCCGGAAGTGGACCGCTGGCTGATGGCGAAAGTGCAGACGCTGATCGCTACCGTGACCGAGCGACTGGAGAACTACGACCCGACGGGATCAAGCCGCGCCCTGCAAGATTTTGTGACCGAGGATTTGAGCAACTGGTATGTGAGACGCAACCGCCGCCGCTTTTACAGCAAGGACGGCCAGGTCGATCTGAGCGCCTACGCCACCCTGCACGCCGCGCTCAAGACCGTGACACTGCTGACCGCCCCGTTCACCCCATTTCTGGCCGAGGAGCTGTATCAGAATCTGGTGCGGAGCGTGGACGCCAGCGCCCCGGAGAGTGTGCACCTGGCCAGCTGGCCGGTGGTGGATGAAAGTCTGGCGGCTCCGGCGCTGGTGGGCGAGATGGACGCGGTGCTGCGGGTGGTCAGCCTGGGCCGGGCGGTGCGCGGGCAGACCGGACTGCGCCAGCGCCAGCCGTTGCCACGCGTGATGCTGCGTGCCCGCAGCGGCGAGATGACCCAGGCTTTGGGCCGCTTTGCCGAGCAGATCAAGGAGGAACTCAACGTCAAGGAAGTGGAACTGCTCGACCAGTACGCCGAGCTGGTCAGCTACCAATTGCGGCCCAATTTGCCGCTGCTGGGCAAGAAGTTCGGCAAGGCGGTGCCGCAGGTGCGGGCCGCGCTGCTGGCTGCCGACGCCGCCGAGATCGCCCGCTTTGTCCGGGACGGGCAGCAGTTCGAAATCGTATCCCCCACCGGAGAGCGCTTCGAGCTGGGGCCGGACGAGGTGCTGGTGGACGCCAAGTCGCCGGAGGGGTTCGCGGCGATGGAAGAAGCCGGGTATCTGGTGGCCTTCGACACCTCGCTGACCCGCGAGCTGGAGCTGGAGGGACTGGCCCGTGACCTGGTGCGCGGCATTCAGGACGGGCGCAAGAAGGCAGGGTTCGAGGTGCAGGACCGTATCACGCTGCATCTGGAGTTGTCGGGCGACGCCAGAGACGCCGCCGAGGCGTGGCAGGAGTACCTGATATCGGAAACGCTGGCCGAGACGCTGGTGTTCGGCGCAGCCTCGGGCTTTGCGGCGGAAGTGGAAGGCGGCACGGCGTATCTGGAAAAGCTGGAACCTGATGGAGAGCCTGTCCACTGA
- a CDS encoding acyltransferase translates to MSAPTLNPSEQAAESAGQASRTAALTPVDYFRGLAILEVVLHHASGAARRYAEDGSTVLLFLNILNRVLHFAVPGFLFLSAAVLTRSLLARPDYGRYFWRRVVRGAWPYLLWTVLYLLWSAWLGDRPWDDLLKPDKWQLWLGYGKGNYHLYFLLVALESYLLLPFLLPLARARIRISAALALGLAVQIGIYWANKYYLHLLYPASTVLWYLAPVVLGAAVGGRWSEFQDWWKRRRGRVLLLTAAALVLHLPMALAFLDGLQVSPWLYSASTWAYTTPMALVVLGAGYSLWRRGLARWVGLLGGLSLQIYLIHPAILEGLEHLLPSKSVENLDTVPALPMLLLMVMLSLTVPLGLARLLAWLRLSGVFFGR, encoded by the coding sequence ATGTCCGCGCCGACCCTGAACCCGTCCGAACAGGCCGCCGAGTCAGCGGGTCAGGCCAGCCGCACCGCCGCCCTGACCCCGGTGGACTACTTCCGGGGGCTGGCGATTCTGGAAGTGGTGCTGCACCACGCGTCCGGCGCGGCGCGGCGCTACGCCGAGGACGGCAGCACCGTGCTCCTGTTTCTTAACATCCTCAACCGGGTGCTGCATTTCGCGGTGCCCGGCTTTCTGTTTCTGTCGGCGGCGGTGCTGACCCGCAGCCTGCTGGCCAGACCCGACTACGGGCGCTACTTCTGGCGGCGGGTGGTGCGCGGGGCGTGGCCCTATCTGCTGTGGACGGTGCTGTACCTGCTCTGGAGCGCCTGGCTGGGCGACCGGCCCTGGGACGACCTCCTGAAGCCCGACAAGTGGCAGCTCTGGCTGGGCTACGGCAAGGGCAACTACCATCTGTATTTTCTGCTGGTGGCGCTGGAATCGTATCTGCTGCTGCCCTTCCTGCTCCCGCTGGCCCGCGCCCGCATCCGCATCTCAGCGGCGCTGGCGCTGGGGCTGGCGGTGCAGATCGGGATTTACTGGGCCAACAAATATTATCTGCACCTGCTGTATCCGGCGTCCACGGTGCTGTGGTATCTGGCCCCGGTGGTGCTGGGCGCGGCGGTGGGCGGGCGCTGGAGCGAGTTTCAGGACTGGTGGAAGCGGCGGCGAGGCAGGGTGCTGCTGCTCACCGCCGCCGCGCTGGTGCTGCACCTGCCGATGGCGCTGGCCTTTCTGGACGGGCTACAGGTGAGTCCCTGGCTCTACAGCGCCTCGACCTGGGCCTACACCACCCCGATGGCTTTGGTGGTGCTGGGTGCAGGCTACAGCTTGTGGCGGCGCGGTCTGGCACGCTGGGTGGGCCTTCTGGGCGGCCTGTCACTTCAGATTTACCTGATTCACCCGGCCATTCTGGAAGGTCTGGAGCACCTCTTGCCCTCCAAAAGCGTGGAGAATCTGGACACCGTGCCTGCCCTGCCGATGCTCCTGCTGATGGTGATGCTCTCGCTGACCGTGCCGCTGGGCCTCGCGCGCCTGCTCGCCTGGTTGCGGCTGAGCGGGGTGTTCTTTGGCCGCTGA
- the rho gene encoding transcription termination factor Rho translates to MNDHLGTDTLPFYELQQKILPELHLIAAQAGIENYRKLKKDALALAIMERQAEREGQTLARGFLEISPDGYGFLQGDLLDPSSRTVLITAGIIKQFFLRSGDEVIGRARRPRENERYGSLIQVEAVNGLSPEAARLRPRFDDLTPTFPNQQLVLEEPGVTDGISLRVVDLLVPIGRGQRALIVAPPKAGKTTLLKKIANSITRNYPDVTVIVLLVDERPEEVTDFRESVQGAQVIASTFDEPPQHHVRVAEFVHERARRLVEDGGHVVILLDSITRLARANNLVTPPTGRTLSGGLDSNALHWPKRFLGAARNIREGGSLTILATALVETGSRMDDVIFEEFKGTGNAELVLSRRLEERRIFPAMDITKSSTRRDELLLDPAVLNKMWLLRKVISDMDPADAMEMLLGRMGKTRNNQEFLAALGGG, encoded by the coding sequence GTGAACGACCATCTGGGCACCGACACCCTGCCCTTTTACGAACTCCAACAAAAAATCCTGCCGGAACTGCACTTGATCGCGGCGCAGGCGGGCATCGAGAATTACCGCAAGCTCAAGAAAGACGCCCTGGCCCTGGCCATCATGGAGCGCCAGGCCGAGCGCGAGGGGCAGACCCTGGCGCGCGGCTTCCTGGAAATCAGTCCTGACGGCTACGGCTTCTTGCAGGGAGATCTGCTCGACCCGTCGTCCCGCACGGTGCTGATCACAGCGGGCATCATCAAGCAGTTTTTTCTGCGCAGCGGTGACGAGGTCATCGGCCGCGCCCGCCGCCCCCGCGAGAACGAGCGTTACGGCTCGCTCATTCAGGTGGAGGCGGTCAACGGTCTCTCGCCCGAGGCAGCCCGGCTTCGTCCTCGCTTCGACGACCTGACCCCGACCTTCCCCAATCAGCAACTGGTGCTTGAAGAACCCGGCGTCACGGACGGCATCAGCCTGCGGGTCGTCGACTTGCTGGTACCGATTGGCCGGGGCCAGCGCGCCCTCATCGTCGCGCCGCCCAAAGCCGGCAAGACGACGCTGCTGAAAAAGATCGCCAACTCGATTACCCGTAACTACCCCGACGTGACCGTGATCGTGCTGCTGGTCGATGAGCGCCCCGAGGAAGTCACCGATTTCCGCGAGAGCGTGCAGGGCGCGCAGGTCATCGCCTCCACCTTCGACGAGCCACCGCAGCACCACGTCCGGGTGGCCGAGTTCGTGCATGAGCGTGCCCGCCGCCTGGTGGAAGACGGCGGCCACGTGGTCATCCTGCTCGACAGCATCACCCGGTTGGCCCGTGCCAACAACCTGGTCACGCCGCCCACCGGGCGCACCCTCTCGGGTGGTCTGGACTCCAACGCCCTGCACTGGCCCAAGCGGTTTCTCGGCGCGGCCCGCAACATCCGTGAGGGCGGCAGCCTCACCATTCTCGCCACTGCACTGGTCGAGACCGGTTCGCGCATGGACGATGTGATCTTCGAGGAGTTCAAGGGCACCGGCAATGCCGAACTCGTCTTGTCGCGCCGTCTGGAGGAGCGGCGCATCTTCCCGGCGATGGACATCACCAAGTCCAGCACCCGCCGCGACGAACTGCTGCTCGATCCGGCGGTGCTCAACAAGATGTGGCTGCTGCGTAAGGTCATCTCCGACATGGACCCGGCGGACGCCATGGAAATGCTGCTGGGCCGCATGGGCAAGACCCGCAACAACCAGGAATTCCTGGCGGCCCTGGGCGGCGGCTGA